In the genome of Limnobaculum zhutongyuii, one region contains:
- the tusD gene encoding sulfurtransferase complex subunit TusD, translating to MSYTLVVTGPAYGTQQATSAWQFAQALISRGHKLTSVFFYQEGISNANQLVSPASDEFDLVRSWQRLAEQQGTVLNVCVAAALRRGVVDEQEATLRQQAAANLQPGFVLSGLGSLAEAMLTCDRVMQF from the coding sequence TTGAGTTATACGCTGGTGGTTACCGGCCCGGCTTATGGCACCCAGCAGGCAACCAGCGCCTGGCAATTTGCGCAGGCATTGATTAGCCGTGGTCATAAGTTGACGAGCGTATTCTTTTATCAGGAAGGAATTAGCAATGCTAACCAACTGGTCTCACCGGCCAGTGATGAGTTTGATTTAGTCCGAAGCTGGCAACGATTAGCTGAGCAACAAGGCACAGTGCTAAATGTTTGTGTTGCAGCGGCGTTGCGTCGTGGCGTGGTGGATGAACAAGAGGCGACATTACGCCAACAAGCAGCAGCTAATTTACAGCCGGGATTTGTGCTAAGCGGATTGGGCTCATTGGCGGAAGCGATGCTGACTTGCGATCGCGTGATGCAGTTTTAG
- a CDS encoding helix-turn-helix transcriptional regulator, protein MSDSPLSGEYETLDEQPFTSEDHDILRSYESVVDGLAMLIGSHCEIVLHSLEDLKCSAVRIANGEHTGRKIGSPITDMALRMLHAMSNDDSSVSKAYFTRAKSGSLMKSLTIAIRNKDHRVIGLLCINMNLDVPFSQIMQTFIPPETKDVHSNVNFASSVDDLVAQTLEFSIEEVNADRNVSNNAKNRQIVLNLYEKGIFDIKDSINQVADRLNISKHTVYLYIRQFKNGDFSGNDR, encoded by the coding sequence ATGTCTGATTCACCGCTATCCGGCGAATATGAGACGTTGGATGAGCAGCCATTTACCAGCGAAGATCACGATATTCTGCGCTCTTATGAATCGGTAGTTGATGGTTTAGCTATGCTGATTGGCTCGCATTGTGAAATCGTTTTGCATTCGCTGGAAGATTTAAAATGTTCGGCTGTTCGTATTGCCAATGGCGAGCATACCGGACGTAAAATAGGTTCTCCAATTACTGATATGGCATTGCGAATGCTGCATGCTATGTCAAATGATGACAGTAGTGTTTCTAAAGCCTACTTTACACGAGCAAAAAGCGGTTCATTAATGAAATCGCTGACGATTGCTATCCGCAATAAAGACCATCGGGTTATTGGATTACTGTGTATTAATATGAATCTGGATGTGCCTTTCTCCCAGATTATGCAAACCTTTATTCCACCAGAAACCAAAGATGTTCATTCTAATGTTAACTTTGCCTCATCGGTTGACGATCTGGTTGCTCAAACATTGGAATTCAGTATTGAAGAAGTGAATGCCGATCGGAACGTATCAAATAATGCCAAAAATCGCCAAATCGTACTTAACCTGTATGAAAAAGGAATTTTTGATATTAAAGATTCAATTAATCAGGTTGCCGATCGTCTGAATATTTCTAAACACACGGTTTACCTCTATATCCGCCAGTTTAAGAACGGTGATTTTTCAGGAAATGACCGGTGA
- the tusB gene encoding sulfurtransferase complex subunit TusB produces MLHTVSHSPYQIDMSALVNTIGQGDVLVLLQDGVTAALKDSRWLVRLVQRNPINIYVLREDVDARGLLLLIDSRVEIIDYSGLVDLSVDHYPQVNW; encoded by the coding sequence GTGTTACATACCGTCTCACATTCGCCTTATCAAATTGATATGAGCGCACTGGTGAATACCATAGGGCAGGGTGATGTGTTGGTGTTATTGCAGGATGGTGTAACGGCAGCGTTAAAGGATAGTCGCTGGTTGGTACGATTAGTACAGCGTAACCCAATAAATATTTATGTACTTCGGGAAGATGTCGATGCCCGGGGGCTATTGCTACTTATCGATAGTCGCGTTGAGATTATTGATTACTCAGGCCTGGTGGATCTCAGTGTCGACCATTATCCTCAAGTGAATTGGTGA
- the rpsL gene encoding 30S ribosomal protein S12 produces MATINQLVRKPRSMKVAKSNVPALEACPQKRGVCTRVYTTTPKKPNSALRKVCRVRLTNGFEVSSYIGGEGHNLQEHSVILIRGGRVKDLPGVRYHTVRGALDCSGVKDRKQARSKYGVKKPKA; encoded by the coding sequence ATGGCAACAATTAATCAGCTGGTACGCAAACCGCGCTCAATGAAGGTTGCAAAAAGCAACGTTCCTGCGCTGGAAGCTTGCCCGCAGAAACGTGGAGTATGTACTCGCGTATATACCACCACTCCAAAAAAACCAAACTCTGCATTACGTAAAGTTTGTCGTGTACGTTTAACTAACGGTTTTGAAGTTTCTTCATATATCGGTGGTGAAGGTCATAACCTGCAGGAGCACTCCGTGATCCTGATCCGTGGTGGCCGTGTTAAAGACCTGCCGGGTGTGCGTTATCACACCGTCCGTGGCGCGCTGGACTGCTCAGGTGTTAAAGACCGTAAGCAAGCCCGTTCCAAGTATGGCGTGAAGAAGCCGAAGGCTTAA
- the rpsG gene encoding 30S ribosomal protein S7, with the protein MPRRRVIGQRKILPDPKFGSDLLAKFVNILMVDGKKSTAEAIVYTALETLSQRSGKNELEAFEIALDNVRPTVEVKSRRVGGSTYQVPVEVRPVRRNALAMRWIVEAARKRGDKSMALRLANELSDAAENKGTAVKKREDVHRMAEANKAFAHYRW; encoded by the coding sequence ATGCCACGTCGTCGCGTCATTGGTCAACGTAAAATTCTGCCAGATCCTAAGTTCGGATCTGACTTACTGGCCAAATTTGTAAATATTTTAATGGTAGATGGTAAAAAATCTACCGCAGAAGCTATCGTTTATACTGCGCTTGAGACTTTATCTCAGCGTTCAGGTAAGAACGAACTGGAAGCTTTTGAAATTGCCCTGGACAACGTAAGACCGACTGTAGAAGTTAAGTCTCGTCGTGTTGGTGGTTCTACATATCAGGTACCGGTTGAAGTTCGTCCGGTTCGCCGTAATGCACTTGCCATGCGTTGGATTGTAGAAGCTGCTCGTAAACGCGGTGATAAATCCATGGCTTTACGCTTAGCGAATGAACTGTCTGATGCTGCAGAGAACAAAGGTACTGCAGTTAAGAAACGTGAAGACGTTCACCGTATGGCTGAAGCCAACAAGGCGTTCGCCCACTACCGCTGGTAA
- the fusA gene encoding elongation factor G, which yields MARVTPIERYRNIGISAHIDAGKTTTTERILFYTGVNHKIGETHEGSATMDWMEQEQERGITITSAATTAFWSGMAKQFEAHRINIIDTPGHVDFTIEVERSMRVLDGAVMVYCAVGGVQPQSETVWRQANKYKVPRIAFVNKMDRMGANFLRVVEQLKSRLAANAVPIQLPIGAEDSFTGIVDLLKMKAINWSEADQGVTFTYEDVPAHLLEEAKKWQQNAFEAAAEASEELMDKYLGGEELTEEEVTEALRKRVLNNEIILVTCGSAFKNKGVQAMLDAVVEYLPAPTDIEAINGELDDGTPAARHADDAEPFSALAFKIATDPFVGNLTFFRVYSGVVNSGDTVLNSVKDKRERFGRIVQMHANKREEIKEVRAGDIAAAIGLKDVTTGDTLCDQAKPIILERMEFPEPVISVAVEPKTKADQEKMGIALGRLAQEDPSFRVQTDEESGQTIIAGMGELHLDVLVDRMRREFNVEANIGKPQVAYRETIRETIKDVQGKHAKQSGGRGQYGDVIIDMSPLEAGGPGYEFVNDIKGGVIPGEFIPAVDKGIQEQLKSGPLAGYPVVDIKVRLHYGSYHDVDSSELAFKLAASIAFKEGFMKAKPILLEPIMKVEVETPEDYMGDVIGDLNRRRGIIEGMEDLATGKIVRAQVPLSEMFGYATDLRSQTQGRASYSMEFLKYSEAPNNVATAIIEARKAK from the coding sequence ATGGCTCGTGTAACCCCTATTGAGCGTTATCGCAACATCGGTATCAGTGCTCACATTGATGCCGGTAAAACAACCACTACTGAACGTATCCTTTTTTATACTGGTGTAAACCATAAAATCGGTGAAACTCACGAAGGTTCAGCAACTATGGACTGGATGGAACAGGAGCAAGAGCGTGGTATTACTATCACCTCCGCTGCGACTACTGCATTCTGGTCTGGTATGGCTAAACAATTCGAAGCACACCGTATCAATATTATTGATACCCCGGGACACGTTGACTTCACTATCGAAGTAGAACGTTCTATGCGTGTGCTGGATGGTGCAGTAATGGTTTACTGTGCAGTTGGTGGTGTTCAGCCGCAGTCTGAAACCGTTTGGCGTCAGGCTAACAAATATAAAGTTCCACGTATCGCGTTCGTTAACAAAATGGACCGTATGGGAGCTAACTTCCTGCGCGTAGTTGAACAACTAAAATCGCGTCTGGCAGCAAATGCTGTTCCTATTCAGTTACCAATTGGTGCTGAAGACAGCTTCACCGGTATCGTTGACCTGCTGAAAATGAAAGCGATCAACTGGAGTGAGGCCGATCAAGGCGTTACTTTTACCTATGAAGATGTTCCAGCACATTTGCTGGAAGAAGCGAAAAAATGGCAGCAAAATGCCTTTGAAGCAGCAGCTGAAGCTTCTGAAGAGTTGATGGACAAGTATTTAGGCGGCGAAGAGCTGACTGAAGAAGAAGTGACTGAAGCACTGCGTAAGCGTGTCCTGAATAATGAAATTATTCTGGTTACCTGTGGTTCTGCGTTTAAGAACAAAGGCGTTCAGGCAATGTTGGATGCGGTAGTTGAATACTTACCTGCACCAACCGATATCGAAGCGATCAACGGCGAACTGGATGATGGTACTCCAGCTGCTCGTCACGCTGACGATGCTGAGCCGTTCTCTGCGTTAGCATTTAAAATTGCCACCGACCCATTTGTTGGTAACCTGACGTTCTTCCGTGTTTACTCCGGCGTTGTTAACTCTGGTGACACAGTACTGAACTCAGTAAAAGACAAACGTGAACGTTTTGGCCGTATCGTTCAGATGCACGCTAACAAACGTGAAGAGATCAAAGAAGTTCGCGCTGGTGACATCGCGGCTGCTATCGGTCTGAAAGACGTGACTACTGGTGATACATTATGCGACCAGGCTAAGCCTATTATCCTGGAACGTATGGAATTCCCAGAGCCAGTAATCTCTGTAGCTGTTGAGCCGAAAACTAAAGCTGACCAGGAAAAAATGGGTATCGCTTTAGGTCGTCTGGCTCAAGAAGATCCATCATTCCGCGTTCAGACTGATGAAGAATCAGGTCAAACAATTATCGCGGGTATGGGTGAGCTACACTTAGACGTGTTAGTTGACCGTATGCGTCGTGAATTCAACGTTGAAGCTAACATCGGTAAACCTCAGGTAGCTTATCGTGAAACTATCCGTGAAACGATTAAAGACGTTCAGGGTAAACACGCTAAACAGTCTGGTGGTCGTGGTCAGTACGGTGACGTTATTATCGATATGTCTCCGTTGGAAGCTGGTGGCCCAGGCTACGAGTTTGTCAACGACATCAAGGGTGGTGTAATTCCTGGTGAATTCATCCCTGCGGTTGATAAAGGTATTCAGGAGCAACTGAAATCTGGTCCTCTGGCTGGTTATCCGGTTGTTGATATCAAAGTGCGTCTGCACTACGGTTCTTACCATGATGTTGACTCCTCAGAACTGGCGTTTAAATTGGCTGCTTCTATCGCCTTTAAAGAAGGCTTCATGAAGGCAAAACCAATTCTGTTGGAACCAATCATGAAGGTTGAAGTAGAAACTCCAGAAGACTACATGGGTGATGTGATCGGTGACTTAAACCGTCGTCGTGGTATCATCGAAGGTATGGAAGACTTGGCGACAGGTAAAATTGTACGTGCTCAAGTTCCACTATCTGAAATGTTTGGTTATGCTACAGACCTGCGTTCACAAACACAGGGTCGTGCTTCTTACTCTATGGAGTTCTTGAAGTACAGTGAAGCACCAAATAACGTTGCTACAGCAATTATCGAAGCTCGCAAGGCTAAATAA
- the tusC gene encoding sulfurtransferase complex subunit TusC, producing MKKIAFVFTHVPHGSSGGREGLDAVLATSALTEEIGLLFLSDGVFQLLPEQQPDQILMRNYIATFGVLALYNIEQCFVCTDSMFERGIDQDTVLVIDAIRLNQQQMHERLSGYDVVLTF from the coding sequence ATGAAGAAAATAGCCTTTGTGTTTACTCATGTTCCCCATGGCTCCTCCGGCGGCAGAGAAGGATTAGATGCTGTTTTAGCCACCTCAGCCCTGACGGAAGAGATCGGCCTGTTATTTCTTTCCGATGGTGTTTTTCAACTGCTTCCCGAACAACAACCCGATCAGATCCTGATGCGTAATTATATTGCTACCTTTGGTGTTCTGGCGTTATACAATATTGAACAATGCTTTGTTTGCACGGATTCAATGTTTGAACGTGGAATTGATCAAGATACCGTATTGGTCATCGACGCCATTCGTTTGAACCAGCAACAAATGCATGAACGTTTATCGGGTTACGATGTAGTGTTAACTTTTTAA